A genomic stretch from Chaetodon auriga isolate fChaAug3 chromosome 17, fChaAug3.hap1, whole genome shotgun sequence includes:
- the LOC143334897 gene encoding uncharacterized protein LOC143334897 isoform X11, whose product MGCIGSRTITDAVPVRKDGDQLSMEDTTSILPRLKRKPANSYGIGALAKSSLTGVSGVTRSMKDKVTKPTAMAQGRVAHMIEWQSWGKPSAGPMGGAGHTNLQREKERRMENDAYSDLSDGEKEARFAAGIMQQFAISEATLFGWNSMDGESMGAGSNQGSVAHLSEVNQESITSRDQVLHHSSADVWPHTYVSQGLYCLSSSDAWDPITSQPSGVASPAAGSYIMAAGGSSGAGGTPGEGYEGTVGGYLQQHQTHLTLQQHSQLQQLQQLHHYQQQQLLQYQQQSMEHRPHSASHSLQATPNSTIHSLGPPTHPRLADLWGAAQVEAHHVEIAGQLSAQMADIVGGVVETVGEEPEPESEDIPEQHEEEEEELTKAKEVTLTLEPEPCSLTPSPLREELPSTRGSSPGLPAQMSESVTERIPFDVTPCVVQLLEKDEEADEGSVVVVATN is encoded by the exons TTGTCCATGGAGGACACTACTTCCATTCTGCCTCGTCTCAAGAGGAAGCCCGCCAACTCCTATGGGATCGGAGCCCTGGCTAAGTCCTCTCTgacaggtgtgtcag GTGTGACTCGCTCCATGAAGGACAAAGTGACCAAGCCCACCGCCATGGCCCAGGGTCGTGTTGCCCACATGATCGAATGGCAGAGCTGGGGCAAACCATCTGCGGGGCCGATGGGGGGCGCGGGGCATACCAACctgcagagggaaaaggagaggaggatggagaacGACGCTTACAGCGACCTCAGCGATGGCGAGAAGGAGGCTCGCTTTGCTGCAG GCATCATGCAGCAGTTTGCGATCTCTGAGGCGACTCTGTTCGGCTGGAACTCGATGGACGGGGAGAGTATGGGAGCCGGCTCCAACCAGGGCAGCGTCGCTCATCTCAGTGAGGTCAACCAGGAGAGCATCACCAGCAGAG ACCAGGTGCTCCACCACTCCTCTGCGGATGTCTGGCCTCACACCTACGTCTCACAGGGCCTGTACTGCCTGTCGTCCTCAGACGCCTGGGACCCAATCACCAGCCAGCCCTCGGGCGTGGCCTCACCCGCCGCAGGCTCCTACATCATGGCTGCTG GTGGCAGCAGCGGAGCAGGGGGTACACCTGGTGAGGGGTACGAGGGGACAGTAGGGGGTTacctccagcagcaccagaCTCATCTcaccctgcagcagcacagccaacTCCAACAGCTTCAGCAACTTCACCACtaccagcagcaacagcttctGCAGTACCAACAACAG TCTATGGAACACAGGCCACACAGTGCCTCCCATTCCCTCCAGGCCACGCCCAACAGCACCATCCACAGCCTCGGCCCTCCCACCCACCCTCGGCTAGCTGACCTGTGGGGAGCAGCGCAGGTCGAGGCACACCAC GTGGAGATCGCCGGGCAGCTGAGCGCACAGATGGCTGATATTGTCGGGGGGGTGGTGGAGACAGTCGGAGAGGAGCCAGAGCCCGAGTCCGAAGACATCCCCGAGCAgcatgaagaggaagaggaggagctgacgAAGGCGA AAGAGGTGACATTAACCTTGGAGCCGGAGCCGTGCTCTCTGACCCCGTCCCCGCTGAGGGAGGAGCTCCCCTCCACCAGAGGCTCAAGCCCCGGCCTGCCAGCACAGATGTCCGAGTCTGTCACCGAGAGGATACCGTTCGACGTCACGCCCTGCGTGgtccagctgctggagaaggaTGAAGAGGCGGACGAAGGctccgttgttgttgttgcaaccaactga
- the LOC143334897 gene encoding uncharacterized protein LOC143334897 isoform X14: MGCIGSRTITADAVPVRKDGDQLSMEDTTSILPRLKRKPANSYGIGALAKSSLTGVSGVTRSMKDKVTKPTAMAQGRVAHMIEWQSWGKPSAGPMGGAGHTNLQREKERRMENDAYSDLSDGEKEARFAAGIMQQFAISEATLFGWNSMDGESMGAGSNQGSVAHLSEVNQESITSRDQVLHHSSADVWPHTYVSQGLYCLSSSDAWDPITSQPSGVASPAAGSYIMAAGGSSGAGGTPGEGYEGTVGGYLQQHQTHLTLQQHSQLQQLQQLHHYQQQQLLQYQQQSMEHRPHSASHSLQATPNSTIHSLGPPTHPRLADLWGAAQVEIAGQLSAQMADIVGGVVETVGEEPEPESEDIPEQHEEEEEELTKVEEVTLTLEPEPCSLTPSPLREELPSTRGSSPGLPAQMSESVTERIPFDVTPCVVQLLEKDEEADEGSVVVVATN, from the exons TTGTCCATGGAGGACACTACTTCCATTCTGCCTCGTCTCAAGAGGAAGCCCGCCAACTCCTATGGGATCGGAGCCCTGGCTAAGTCCTCTCTgacaggtgtgtcag GTGTGACTCGCTCCATGAAGGACAAAGTGACCAAGCCCACCGCCATGGCCCAGGGTCGTGTTGCCCACATGATCGAATGGCAGAGCTGGGGCAAACCATCTGCGGGGCCGATGGGGGGCGCGGGGCATACCAACctgcagagggaaaaggagaggaggatggagaacGACGCTTACAGCGACCTCAGCGATGGCGAGAAGGAGGCTCGCTTTGCTGCAG GCATCATGCAGCAGTTTGCGATCTCTGAGGCGACTCTGTTCGGCTGGAACTCGATGGACGGGGAGAGTATGGGAGCCGGCTCCAACCAGGGCAGCGTCGCTCATCTCAGTGAGGTCAACCAGGAGAGCATCACCAGCAGAG ACCAGGTGCTCCACCACTCCTCTGCGGATGTCTGGCCTCACACCTACGTCTCACAGGGCCTGTACTGCCTGTCGTCCTCAGACGCCTGGGACCCAATCACCAGCCAGCCCTCGGGCGTGGCCTCACCCGCCGCAGGCTCCTACATCATGGCTGCTG GTGGCAGCAGCGGAGCAGGGGGTACACCTGGTGAGGGGTACGAGGGGACAGTAGGGGGTTacctccagcagcaccagaCTCATCTcaccctgcagcagcacagccaacTCCAACAGCTTCAGCAACTTCACCACtaccagcagcaacagcttctGCAGTACCAACAACAG TCTATGGAACACAGGCCACACAGTGCCTCCCATTCCCTCCAGGCCACGCCCAACAGCACCATCCACAGCCTCGGCCCTCCCACCCACCCTCGGCTAGCTGACCTGTGGGGAGCAGCGCAG GTGGAGATCGCCGGGCAGCTGAGCGCACAGATGGCTGATATTGTCGGGGGGGTGGTGGAGACAGTCGGAGAGGAGCCAGAGCCCGAGTCCGAAGACATCCCCGAGCAgcatgaagaggaagaggaggagctgacgAAG GTAGAAGAGGTGACATTAACCTTGGAGCCGGAGCCGTGCTCTCTGACCCCGTCCCCGCTGAGGGAGGAGCTCCCCTCCACCAGAGGCTCAAGCCCCGGCCTGCCAGCACAGATGTCCGAGTCTGTCACCGAGAGGATACCGTTCGACGTCACGCCCTGCGTGgtccagctgctggagaaggaTGAAGAGGCGGACGAAGGctccgttgttgttgttgcaaccaactga
- the LOC143334897 gene encoding uncharacterized protein LOC143334897 isoform X12, which produces MGCIGSRTITADAVPVRKDGDQLSMEDTTSILPRLKRKPANSYGIGALAKSSLTGVTRSMKDKVTKPTAMAQGRVAHMIEWQSWGKPSAGPMGGAGHTNLQREKERRMENDAYSDLSDGEKEARFAAGIMQQFAISEATLFGWNSMDGESMGAGSNQGSVAHLSEVNQESITSRDQVLHHSSADVWPHTYVSQGLYCLSSSDAWDPITSQPSGVASPAAGSYIMAAGGSSGAGGTPGEGYEGTVGGYLQQHQTHLTLQQHSQLQQLQQLHHYQQQQLLQYQQQSMEHRPHSASHSLQATPNSTIHSLGPPTHPRLADLWGAAQVEAHHVEIAGQLSAQMADIVGGVVETVGEEPEPESEDIPEQHEEEEEELTKAKEVTLTLEPEPCSLTPSPLREELPSTRGSSPGLPAQMSESVTERIPFDVTPCVVQLLEKDEEADEGSVVVVATN; this is translated from the exons TTGTCCATGGAGGACACTACTTCCATTCTGCCTCGTCTCAAGAGGAAGCCCGCCAACTCCTATGGGATCGGAGCCCTGGCTAAGTCCTCTCTgacag GTGTGACTCGCTCCATGAAGGACAAAGTGACCAAGCCCACCGCCATGGCCCAGGGTCGTGTTGCCCACATGATCGAATGGCAGAGCTGGGGCAAACCATCTGCGGGGCCGATGGGGGGCGCGGGGCATACCAACctgcagagggaaaaggagaggaggatggagaacGACGCTTACAGCGACCTCAGCGATGGCGAGAAGGAGGCTCGCTTTGCTGCAG GCATCATGCAGCAGTTTGCGATCTCTGAGGCGACTCTGTTCGGCTGGAACTCGATGGACGGGGAGAGTATGGGAGCCGGCTCCAACCAGGGCAGCGTCGCTCATCTCAGTGAGGTCAACCAGGAGAGCATCACCAGCAGAG ACCAGGTGCTCCACCACTCCTCTGCGGATGTCTGGCCTCACACCTACGTCTCACAGGGCCTGTACTGCCTGTCGTCCTCAGACGCCTGGGACCCAATCACCAGCCAGCCCTCGGGCGTGGCCTCACCCGCCGCAGGCTCCTACATCATGGCTGCTG GTGGCAGCAGCGGAGCAGGGGGTACACCTGGTGAGGGGTACGAGGGGACAGTAGGGGGTTacctccagcagcaccagaCTCATCTcaccctgcagcagcacagccaacTCCAACAGCTTCAGCAACTTCACCACtaccagcagcaacagcttctGCAGTACCAACAACAG TCTATGGAACACAGGCCACACAGTGCCTCCCATTCCCTCCAGGCCACGCCCAACAGCACCATCCACAGCCTCGGCCCTCCCACCCACCCTCGGCTAGCTGACCTGTGGGGAGCAGCGCAGGTCGAGGCACACCAC GTGGAGATCGCCGGGCAGCTGAGCGCACAGATGGCTGATATTGTCGGGGGGGTGGTGGAGACAGTCGGAGAGGAGCCAGAGCCCGAGTCCGAAGACATCCCCGAGCAgcatgaagaggaagaggaggagctgacgAAGGCGA AAGAGGTGACATTAACCTTGGAGCCGGAGCCGTGCTCTCTGACCCCGTCCCCGCTGAGGGAGGAGCTCCCCTCCACCAGAGGCTCAAGCCCCGGCCTGCCAGCACAGATGTCCGAGTCTGTCACCGAGAGGATACCGTTCGACGTCACGCCCTGCGTGgtccagctgctggagaaggaTGAAGAGGCGGACGAAGGctccgttgttgttgttgcaaccaactga
- the LOC143334897 gene encoding uncharacterized protein LOC143334897 isoform X13 produces MGCIGSRTITADAVPVRKDGDQLSMEDTTSILPRLKRKPANSYGIGALAKSSLTGVTRSMKDKVTKPTAMAQGRVAHMIEWQSWGKPSAGPMGGAGHTNLQREKERRMENDAYSDLSDGEKEARFAAGIMQQFAISEATLFGWNSMDGESMGAGSNQGSVAHLSEVNQESITSRDQVLHHSSADVWPHTYVSQGLYCLSSSDAWDPITSQPSGVASPAAGSYIMAAGGSSGAGGTPGEGYEGTVGGYLQQHQTHLTLQQHSQLQQLQQLHHYQQQQLLQYQQQSMEHRPHSASHSLQATPNSTIHSLGPPTHPRLADLWGAAQVEAHHVEIAGQLSAQMADIVGGVVETVGEEPEPESEDIPEQHEEEEEELTKVEEVTLTLEPEPCSLTPSPLREELPSTRGSSPGLPAQMSESVTERIPFDVTPCVVQLLEKDEEADEGSVVVVATN; encoded by the exons TTGTCCATGGAGGACACTACTTCCATTCTGCCTCGTCTCAAGAGGAAGCCCGCCAACTCCTATGGGATCGGAGCCCTGGCTAAGTCCTCTCTgacag GTGTGACTCGCTCCATGAAGGACAAAGTGACCAAGCCCACCGCCATGGCCCAGGGTCGTGTTGCCCACATGATCGAATGGCAGAGCTGGGGCAAACCATCTGCGGGGCCGATGGGGGGCGCGGGGCATACCAACctgcagagggaaaaggagaggaggatggagaacGACGCTTACAGCGACCTCAGCGATGGCGAGAAGGAGGCTCGCTTTGCTGCAG GCATCATGCAGCAGTTTGCGATCTCTGAGGCGACTCTGTTCGGCTGGAACTCGATGGACGGGGAGAGTATGGGAGCCGGCTCCAACCAGGGCAGCGTCGCTCATCTCAGTGAGGTCAACCAGGAGAGCATCACCAGCAGAG ACCAGGTGCTCCACCACTCCTCTGCGGATGTCTGGCCTCACACCTACGTCTCACAGGGCCTGTACTGCCTGTCGTCCTCAGACGCCTGGGACCCAATCACCAGCCAGCCCTCGGGCGTGGCCTCACCCGCCGCAGGCTCCTACATCATGGCTGCTG GTGGCAGCAGCGGAGCAGGGGGTACACCTGGTGAGGGGTACGAGGGGACAGTAGGGGGTTacctccagcagcaccagaCTCATCTcaccctgcagcagcacagccaacTCCAACAGCTTCAGCAACTTCACCACtaccagcagcaacagcttctGCAGTACCAACAACAG TCTATGGAACACAGGCCACACAGTGCCTCCCATTCCCTCCAGGCCACGCCCAACAGCACCATCCACAGCCTCGGCCCTCCCACCCACCCTCGGCTAGCTGACCTGTGGGGAGCAGCGCAGGTCGAGGCACACCAC GTGGAGATCGCCGGGCAGCTGAGCGCACAGATGGCTGATATTGTCGGGGGGGTGGTGGAGACAGTCGGAGAGGAGCCAGAGCCCGAGTCCGAAGACATCCCCGAGCAgcatgaagaggaagaggaggagctgacgAAG GTAGAAGAGGTGACATTAACCTTGGAGCCGGAGCCGTGCTCTCTGACCCCGTCCCCGCTGAGGGAGGAGCTCCCCTCCACCAGAGGCTCAAGCCCCGGCCTGCCAGCACAGATGTCCGAGTCTGTCACCGAGAGGATACCGTTCGACGTCACGCCCTGCGTGgtccagctgctggagaaggaTGAAGAGGCGGACGAAGGctccgttgttgttgttgcaaccaactga
- the LOC143334897 gene encoding uncharacterized protein LOC143334897 isoform X10 — MGCIGSRTITADAVPVRKDGDQLSMEDTTSILPRLKRKPANSYGIGALAKSSLTGVSGVTRSMKDKVTKPTAMAQGRVAHMIEWQSWGKPSAGPMGGAGHTNLQREKERRMENDAYSDLSDGEKEARFAAGIMQQFAISEATLFGWNSMDGESMGAGSNQGSVAHLSEVNQESITSRDQVLHHSSADVWPHTYVSQGLYCLSSSDAWDPITSQPSGVASPAAGSYIMAAGGSSGAGGTPGEGYEGTVGGYLQQHQTHLTLQQHSQLQQLQQLHHYQQQQLLQYQQQSMEHRPHSASHSLQATPNSTIHSLGPPTHPRLADLWGAAQVEAHHVEIAGQLSAQMADIVGGVVETVGEEPEPESEDIPEQHEEEEEELTKVEEVTLTLEPEPCSLTPSPLREELPSTRGSSPGLPAQMSESVTERIPFDVTPCVVQLLEKDEEADEGSVVVVATN; from the exons TTGTCCATGGAGGACACTACTTCCATTCTGCCTCGTCTCAAGAGGAAGCCCGCCAACTCCTATGGGATCGGAGCCCTGGCTAAGTCCTCTCTgacaggtgtgtcag GTGTGACTCGCTCCATGAAGGACAAAGTGACCAAGCCCACCGCCATGGCCCAGGGTCGTGTTGCCCACATGATCGAATGGCAGAGCTGGGGCAAACCATCTGCGGGGCCGATGGGGGGCGCGGGGCATACCAACctgcagagggaaaaggagaggaggatggagaacGACGCTTACAGCGACCTCAGCGATGGCGAGAAGGAGGCTCGCTTTGCTGCAG GCATCATGCAGCAGTTTGCGATCTCTGAGGCGACTCTGTTCGGCTGGAACTCGATGGACGGGGAGAGTATGGGAGCCGGCTCCAACCAGGGCAGCGTCGCTCATCTCAGTGAGGTCAACCAGGAGAGCATCACCAGCAGAG ACCAGGTGCTCCACCACTCCTCTGCGGATGTCTGGCCTCACACCTACGTCTCACAGGGCCTGTACTGCCTGTCGTCCTCAGACGCCTGGGACCCAATCACCAGCCAGCCCTCGGGCGTGGCCTCACCCGCCGCAGGCTCCTACATCATGGCTGCTG GTGGCAGCAGCGGAGCAGGGGGTACACCTGGTGAGGGGTACGAGGGGACAGTAGGGGGTTacctccagcagcaccagaCTCATCTcaccctgcagcagcacagccaacTCCAACAGCTTCAGCAACTTCACCACtaccagcagcaacagcttctGCAGTACCAACAACAG TCTATGGAACACAGGCCACACAGTGCCTCCCATTCCCTCCAGGCCACGCCCAACAGCACCATCCACAGCCTCGGCCCTCCCACCCACCCTCGGCTAGCTGACCTGTGGGGAGCAGCGCAGGTCGAGGCACACCAC GTGGAGATCGCCGGGCAGCTGAGCGCACAGATGGCTGATATTGTCGGGGGGGTGGTGGAGACAGTCGGAGAGGAGCCAGAGCCCGAGTCCGAAGACATCCCCGAGCAgcatgaagaggaagaggaggagctgacgAAG GTAGAAGAGGTGACATTAACCTTGGAGCCGGAGCCGTGCTCTCTGACCCCGTCCCCGCTGAGGGAGGAGCTCCCCTCCACCAGAGGCTCAAGCCCCGGCCTGCCAGCACAGATGTCCGAGTCTGTCACCGAGAGGATACCGTTCGACGTCACGCCCTGCGTGgtccagctgctggagaaggaTGAAGAGGCGGACGAAGGctccgttgttgttgttgcaaccaactga
- the LOC143334897 gene encoding uncharacterized protein LOC143334897 isoform X9 gives MGCIGSRTITADAVPVRKDGDQLSMEDTTSILPRLKRKPANSYGIGALAKSSLTGVSGVTRSMKDKVTKPTAMAQGRVAHMIEWQSWGKPSAGPMGGAGHTNLQREKERRMENDAYSDLSDGEKEARFAAGIMQQFAISEATLFGWNSMDGESMGAGSNQGSVAHLSEVNQESITSRDQVLHHSSADVWPHTYVSQGLYCLSSSDAWDPITSQPSGVASPAAGSYIMAAGGSSGAGGTPGEGYEGTVGGYLQQHQTHLTLQQHSQLQQLQQLHHYQQQQLLQYQQQSMEHRPHSASHSLQATPNSTIHSLGPPTHPRLADLWGAAQVEAHHVEIAGQLSAQMADIVGGVVETVGEEPEPESEDIPEQHEEEEEELTKAKEVTLTLEPEPCSLTPSPLREELPSTRGSSPGLPAQMSESVTERIPFDVTPCVVQLLEKDEEADEGSVVVVATN, from the exons TTGTCCATGGAGGACACTACTTCCATTCTGCCTCGTCTCAAGAGGAAGCCCGCCAACTCCTATGGGATCGGAGCCCTGGCTAAGTCCTCTCTgacaggtgtgtcag GTGTGACTCGCTCCATGAAGGACAAAGTGACCAAGCCCACCGCCATGGCCCAGGGTCGTGTTGCCCACATGATCGAATGGCAGAGCTGGGGCAAACCATCTGCGGGGCCGATGGGGGGCGCGGGGCATACCAACctgcagagggaaaaggagaggaggatggagaacGACGCTTACAGCGACCTCAGCGATGGCGAGAAGGAGGCTCGCTTTGCTGCAG GCATCATGCAGCAGTTTGCGATCTCTGAGGCGACTCTGTTCGGCTGGAACTCGATGGACGGGGAGAGTATGGGAGCCGGCTCCAACCAGGGCAGCGTCGCTCATCTCAGTGAGGTCAACCAGGAGAGCATCACCAGCAGAG ACCAGGTGCTCCACCACTCCTCTGCGGATGTCTGGCCTCACACCTACGTCTCACAGGGCCTGTACTGCCTGTCGTCCTCAGACGCCTGGGACCCAATCACCAGCCAGCCCTCGGGCGTGGCCTCACCCGCCGCAGGCTCCTACATCATGGCTGCTG GTGGCAGCAGCGGAGCAGGGGGTACACCTGGTGAGGGGTACGAGGGGACAGTAGGGGGTTacctccagcagcaccagaCTCATCTcaccctgcagcagcacagccaacTCCAACAGCTTCAGCAACTTCACCACtaccagcagcaacagcttctGCAGTACCAACAACAG TCTATGGAACACAGGCCACACAGTGCCTCCCATTCCCTCCAGGCCACGCCCAACAGCACCATCCACAGCCTCGGCCCTCCCACCCACCCTCGGCTAGCTGACCTGTGGGGAGCAGCGCAGGTCGAGGCACACCAC GTGGAGATCGCCGGGCAGCTGAGCGCACAGATGGCTGATATTGTCGGGGGGGTGGTGGAGACAGTCGGAGAGGAGCCAGAGCCCGAGTCCGAAGACATCCCCGAGCAgcatgaagaggaagaggaggagctgacgAAGGCGA AAGAGGTGACATTAACCTTGGAGCCGGAGCCGTGCTCTCTGACCCCGTCCCCGCTGAGGGAGGAGCTCCCCTCCACCAGAGGCTCAAGCCCCGGCCTGCCAGCACAGATGTCCGAGTCTGTCACCGAGAGGATACCGTTCGACGTCACGCCCTGCGTGgtccagctgctggagaaggaTGAAGAGGCGGACGAAGGctccgttgttgttgttgcaaccaactga